Part of the Thermodesulfobacteriota bacterium genome, TATGAACGATGCTGCAGAGAATATCTTTAACATCTCGAGAAGGAAGGCATATCAAAAATCCATCTTTACATACCTTCCCGAAGAAATAGAAGAAACGGCAAAAAAAGCACTGGCCGAAGAAAGGACTATAATGGTTGAAGAAATTAACCCGGTGCTAAGAGGAGGGGAAAGAATAGCGATCCAGGCATCCGCTTCACCTATATTTTCTGGTAAGGGGGAAATAAAGTGTCTAATCATTCAGATAAGGGACCTTTCGGGGTCGAACTTTCTTAGCAAGAGAAGCCTTCAGCAACTATCAAGTTCCAATTTTGAAGTTTTTATCACCGGGCTTGCACATGAGCTCAAGAATCCATTGAGCGGTATTAGAGGAGCCGCGCAGATATTAGCCAGTGAGACTAAGAATGAAGAAACTATTAAGTGCGCCGACATAATCATGAAAGAAGCCGACAGGCTGCGCGACCTTATTGAAAAGTTCAAACGCCTCGAACCCTTCGCCAAAGATGCATTTGAGTTAGTAGATATCCATGAGGTCCTTTCAGACATCACGTTTCTTGAATCAAAATCCAGTTCTAAGGGAGAAATTAATATTATTCAGAAGTTCGATGTGGCCATACCGCCAATCCTGGGAAACGAAAACTCACTGAAGCAGGCTTTTTTAAACATAATAAAGAATGCAAAGGAGGCAAATCCAGACAATGCAATTATAGAAATTTCCACAAGGTGGATTACCGACTACAAACTCAGGAACGAAAACGTTATCTCCGTGGAAATAAGAGATAATGGCGAAGGAATACCAAAAGAGAATCTGGAAAAAATCTTTTCCCCCTTTTATACTACTAAGAAGAAGGGATCCGGTCTTGGCCTGTTTATTGCATACCAAATAATAGCAAAGCATGGAGGTGCGATATTTGTTGAGAGTGAATTAAGTAAGGGAACAAAATTTCAAGTGCACCTCCCTTTTGCCAAGTGAAAACCTTAAGTAAAAAGTATAAGAGTTTAACTTGATCTTTTATAGGTCAAGTTGACTACAGATTGGTAAGATGAAAAGAAAGATTTTAGTAGTGGATGATGAGGAAAGTGTAAGATGGGTAATCGGCAAATGCCTAGAAAAGGCCGATTACACGGTTGAGTACGGAGTGAGCGGGTCACAAGCTCTGGAAAGGGTATCATCTGAATACTTCTCTCTGATAATACTCGATATCACAATGCCTGACATAAGTGGACTAGAGGTGCTCCATGACATAAGATCGAGGGGAATAGAGATTCCGGTAATTATAATCACGGCTCAAAATACGGTTAAAAACGCAATTGACGCCATGAAAGAAGGGGCATTCGATTACATTGCAAAGCCATTTGATTTAGACGAAGTAAGACTCACCGTCGATAGGGCCATAAATAGCTATGAAAATGCGAGAAAGGTTGACTCTCTAACGGCAACATTGAACGAAGCGATCGAAATGCATCAGGGGATAGTCGGAAAATCCCCATCGATGCTCAAGATCTATAAAACAATAGGGCGCATAGCGGGAAAGGATCTGACGGTGCTCATCCAGGGTGAGAGCGGCACAGGAAAGGAGCTTATAGCCAGAGCTATACATATTAACAGTCCTAGAAAAGAGGAAAAACTGGTATCAGTGAATTTAGCGGCCATGCCCAAAGATCTTATTGAAAGCGAACTATTTGGATATGAAAAAGGGGCTTTCACGGGAGCATCAATAAGAAAACAGGGAAGATTTGATGAGGCTGCCGGCGGAACCCTTCACCTCGATGAAATAGGTGATATGCCATTTGAACTCCAGACAAAGCTTTTAAGGGTTCTGGAAGAGAAGAAATTCTACCGGCTTGGCAGCGAGAAACCCGTCGAGGTTAATGTAAGGGTTATTGTATCCACAAACAAAAGATTAGAAGAAGAAGTAGAGAAAGGCACTTTCAGAGGGGACCTTTATTACAGAATAAATGCCATAACTATTGTGGTTCCTCCGCTAAGGAAAAGGAAAGAGGATATCCCGCTGCTTGTGGATTACTTTAATGAAAAATATTCAATTGATCTCGCTACTTATAAAAAAACATTTTCCGAAGGGGCAAAAAAAATAATGCTTCAATACAGTTGGCCGGGAAATGTAAGAGAATTAGAAAACACAGTCAAAAGGGTTATCGTTCTGTCGTCAGAAAATATGATTACATCGGATGTTCTCCTCGATGCTGCTCCTTACTTAAGGGGAGAAAAGAAAGAGACGGACGAACTCTTTGGTGAGTTTATAAAATCTAAGCTTGAAGTCTTTTTGCACAATAATCGCGAGGAAGCTTCGGGTGCGATATACAATCTGGTAATTCAAAAGATTGAGAAACCCCTTATTGAGGAAGTGTTACGGATAGCCAAAGGAAACAAGAAAAAGGCGGCGGCGATATTGGGTATTAACAGAAATACGCTTTCAAAAAAGATCGAAGAGCACGGCATACAATTTGAAGAAACCCTCCAGTAAAATCAACCCGTCTTCTTTAAGATCCCAAGTTTATTTAAGCCCTCTTTAGCCGCTGATTGCTCGGCCTCCTTTTTGTTGCTTCCCATACCCTCCCCCAAAACCCTTCTCATTATCTTTACCTCAACGTGGAACCATTTTTTATGCGGCGGGCCCTCTTCATGGACGACTTTATATCGAGGAATTTGTTTGTACTTCTTCTGTGCTATCTCCTGTAGTTTAGTCTTATAATCAATGAATATATCCTTCTCATCGATCGAATTTTTTAGAAGCTTAGATATGACCCTAAAGACTGTTCTATATCCACCGTCTAAATAAATAGCGCCTATTATCGCCTCGAAGGCCCCGGAAAGATTTGATTCTCTGTCCCTACCCCCGGTTCGCTCTTCCCCCTTTCCTAAAATGATTTGCTTATCTATTCCCAGTTCTCTTGTAAACTTCGCAAAGTTCACTCTGCTTACTATCGCACTCCTCTGTTTAGAAAGTTTACCTTCAGAAGCCCTAGGATGGTTATCATATAACAGGCGCGCTACTACTAACCCCAAGACAGCATCCCCCAGAAATTCAAGCCTTTCATTGCTCTCAGTTGAAAATTCGTTGGCATAGGAACTATGTGTAAGTGCAGTTTTTAGAAGGGCCGGATTTTTAAACTTATACCCTAGACTCTTTTCTAACATGGGTGAAAAACCCTATCATAATAAAGTCAAAAATCAACCGAAACTTCCAGTGGCAAGCACCGTCAAAATATGCGACAAGTTTGTGTAAGTCTATATGAGATTTGGCATAATATTAATAATCGATTATAAAATCCAATTTTGAAATTTTCAATGTTTATTTTTTAAAACCTCGTGCTTATTTTTTAAGCATGATTTTGCTATACGACGAAAAAAACAGCCCTATTTTTTGATTGATTTGCCTTCTGTGAAGTGGTATGTTGTTTGCTTATTAGAATCGGAAGGAGGTTTATCAGATAATGAAAAAAGTAGAAGCCATAATCAAGCCATTTAAATTGGATGATGTAAAAGAAGCCCTTAAGGATATCGGAGTCCAGGGATTAACCGTGACAGAGGTTAAGGGTTTTGGAAGGCAAAAAGGTCACACTGAGCTTTACAGAGGGGCAGAATATGTTATAGACTTCTTACCTAAAATAAAACTTGAGATCATAGTGGTGGATGACATCGTTCCGAAAGTAATCGAAGTCATAATGGACAGCGCCAGGACAGGTAAAATCGGAGATGGGAAAATCTTTATCTTACCAATGGAAGAAGTTATAAGAATCAGAACAGGGGAGCGCGGTATTGACGCCATATAACATCAAAACTAGCAATAAAATTTTCTCATAGATGGAGGAAGAGCAATAAAAATGCCTACCACAAAGAGGGGCCCAAAAAATAAAAGCGAAGGAGGTACAAATGGTATGTTTCCTGAAAAACCAGGAGATGTTTTAAAATTGATGAAGGACCAGAATCTAGAGATAGTAGATTTACGATTTCTTGATTTCCTTGGGACTTGGCAGCATTTTAGCGTGCCCGCCCATGAACTGGATGCTAACGCATTTTCAGATGGACTTGGTTTTGACGGTTCTAGTATTCGGGGATGGCAATCAATTCATGCAAGCGATATGCTTGTGATACCAGACCCAAAAACAGCCAGAATCGATCCGTTCACTACGATTCCAACTTTGGCTATAATTTGCGACGTAGTTGATCCCATAACTCGTGAGCCATACTCCCGCGATCCTAGAAACATTGCAAAAAAAGCTGCCGCATACATGAAAAGCACGGGAGTAGCGGATATCGCCTACTTCGGCCCTGAGTTAGAATTTTTTATACTTGACAATATACAATATGAACAGACCGCAAATTCTGGATTCTACTTCCTGGACTCTATAGAAGGAATTTGGAACTCTGCAAGAGATGAGAATCCAAACCTTGGTTACAAACCAAGGCACAAAGAGGGATATTTCCCAACCCCTCCTAGCGATAATTTTCAAGATATCAGATCAGAAATGGTAAGAGCACTTGAACAGCTTGGTGTCATGGTAGAGGCCCATCATCATGAAGTGTCAACAGCGGGACAGGCAGAAATCGATATGCGATTTTCTCCTATTGTGGAAATGGGTGATAGGATGATGTGGTATAAGTACGTATGCAGAAACATTGCGAGAAGGAATGGAAAAACTGTGACATTTATGCCCAAGCCGATTTTTGGAGACAACGGCTCTGGTATGCATACACACCAGTCACTCTGGAAAAACGGAGAGCCCCTTTTTGCCGGTAACAGTTATGCGGGATTGAGTGAACTGGCAATGAATTACATTGGGGGAATCCTAAAACATGCACCAACCATCTGCGCCTTTGCAAATCCTACGACAAATTCATACAGGAGATTGGTGCCAGGATTTGAAGCCCCTGTAAATCTAGCATATTCGGCGAGAAACCGAAGTGCAGGGGTCAGAATACCCATGTATTCACCAAGTCCCAAGTCGAAAAGGATTGAAGTGAGGTTTCCAGATCCGGCATGTAACGGCTACCTAACATTCTCCGTTATGCTCATGGCAGGTCTTGATGGGATCGAAAAGAAAATCAACCCTGGTGATCCACTTGATAAAGATATTTACGCATTAGGCCCGGAGGAACTTGCCGGTATTCCATCAGTTCCCGGTTCTCTGGAGGACGCACTGAAAGCACTTGAGAATGATCATGAATTTTTGCTTAAAGGTGATGTATTTACAGAGGATGTGATTCATACCTGGATCGAATACAAGACCGAGAATGAAGTTAATCCCGTGAAGCTCAGACCTGTTCCATACGAATTTGTACTCTATTATGATGTATAGGACAGCGCTAAGAAAGTAAATACCAAAGATAAATATAATGAAAGGCGGCTGGCAAATGTAAAAGCTATGCCGCCTTTTTTATTAATGGCAAATGCAAAATCTGACGTTCAGCCAGCAGCAATTACAATATAGACAATGATGCCTAGAGCCCCTATCGCCATCGCTGCCGCGTAGAACCTTAGCATACCTGTTTGTGCAGATCTCAAGATGGAAGCAGTCCTGATAACAACATCTGAAATTCCGTTTACAGCGCCGTCAATTATATTTAGATCAAACATAGCAGCACTCTTTGAAATGCCGTTAAAAGGTTTTACAAAAATAGTATCGTATATTTCATCTACAAACCACTTTGCATAGGAATACCTATAAATAGCAGATACTAGATTACTCCTCATAAGCATCTGTTGTGAAGCAGGATTTATTATATATAGGTAAACGGCAACCACAGTCCCAACAACCGCGGCAATTATTGATAACAATGTTGCACTCCAATGGCCGAGAAAATGATGCACGGACGAACTGACGTCTATTAAATAGACTGATGGTAATAAAAAATCCTCGAAAATGTTTGAATGCGAAATCCCAACTGTCCTGGCCATAAAATCGGGGACTCCAATATATCCGCCAAATATGGAAAGCAACGCAAGTACCAGAAGGGGTATCGTCATCGTGTATGGGGAGTCATGGATATGACTCCTGATTGATTCAGACAGGCGGGTGCTGCCCTCGAATGTGAGCAGGTACAATCGAATCATGTATAATGCCGTTAAACCAACGGTGAAGAGTGCAATAAACCAGTGTATTATATAGCCTCTCTCAATCAAAGAAGCAAGGATTCCATCCTTGCTGTAAAACCCCGATAGAAGAGGAATTCCGGCTATTGCAAGAGTACCGATAAGAAAGGTGTATGAAGTAAATGGAATGTAACTTCTCAACCCACCCATTTTCCTTATGTCCTGTTCCCCAGCAAGAGAATGAATTACGCTCCCTGAGCCCAAGAACAGCAAAGCCTTAAAAAATGCGTGCGTGACGAGGTGAAAAAGACCGGCAGCATAAGCCCCAACCCCGACTGCCATAAACATGTAACCAAGCTGACTTATTGTCGAATAGGCCAGCACCTTCTTAATATCATTCTGAGTAATTGCCATAGAAGCTGCAAGCAAGGCAGTAAACGCAGCTATTGAAACCACCAACATCTGAGCAGTAGGTGACTGTGTATAAAATGCACTACACCTTGCCATCATATATGCACCCGCAGTAACCATCGTGGCAGCATGTATTAATGCGCTTACAGGTGTAGGGCCCGCCATTGCATCCGGAAGCCAGACATAGAGCGGGAACTGAGCGGATTTGCCAACCGCACCAATAAATAGAAGAAGTGCGATAACAGTAATTAAGACACCGGGAATGGCATCGATGAAAGCGGGATCCAAGGCTTTGCTGAACACGTCAGAAAAATTTGTCGACCCAAATACATAAAAAATCAAAAAAATACCGATTATGAATCCAAAGTCTCCTATTCTGTTTACAATAAAAGCCTTTTTACCAGCATGTGCCTTTTCATAATCTTCATACCAGAATCCTATTAGAAGATAGGATGCTAAACCTACGCCCTCCCAACCGACAAACAATAGCGGGAAATTGTTACCAAGCACCAATACCAGCATAAAGAAAACAAAGCTATTCAGATAAGTGAAATACCTCGAATAGGAGCGGTCCTCGTGCATATACCCTATAGAATAAACGTGTATTAAGAAGCTTACCCACGTCACGACAAGAGCCATGACACAGGAAAGGGGATCAAATAGAAACTCAATGCTTACTGAAAAATCCCCTGAAGCAATCCATAAATATAGCTCTTGAACTATTTCTCTATCGGAAGGGGCCAGCACTAGAAGACGAAGGAATAAAATCGAAGACAGTATTGCTGAGATAAAGATTACACCACATCCAAGAAAGCTTACAATCCTTTTTTCTGTGTGTTCGTCTCCCCCAATAACCTTTTTCCAAAATCCCGAGGCAAATACTAGACCATTGATCAATGCACCTAATAAAGGTGCTAAAATTACCCAAACGAGCACCTTTTATTCACTCCTGCCTTTGAATATCGGCTTCATCAATAACTCATCCCTTAAGCATTTTTAGAACATCTATATTCAGGCTTTCACGGTGTGTGTAAACCGAGACAACAAGGGCTAACCCGACAGCCACTTCAGCCGCAGCGACAGTTATGGACATTATCATGAATACCTGACCCGTCATGTCTCCGAGCACCTTGGAGAAAGCAACAAAGGCAAGGTTTGCAGAATTGAGCATCAACTCTATCGACATCAGCACTATGATTATATTTTTCCTTGTGATAACACCAATAGTACCTATAACAAAGAGTATTGAGCTAAGCACAAGGTAGTGTTCAACGCCAATTGCCACCCTAATCCAACCTCCTCTTAGCTATAACCACAACCCCTATTATGGCAACTACGATTAACACCGATGTGAGCTCGAAGGGTAGAATATAATCTCTGAATAAAACCCGGCCCACACCTTCCACCGTTCCAAACTGGTCATTCGAAATTGCTTTGGCACCGTATAAAATTAAGCCCTTGTTGAAGCCTAAACTTGTTAAATAGCCGACCACAACAAGTATCACCAATAAAATACCGAGCTTAATAGGACTGTTTTGATAATCGAACTTAAGCGAGTCCTCATTAAGGTTTAGATACATCACAGTAAAGATAAAAAGCACTATTATCGCCCCGGCATATACGAGGACCTGAATTGCCGCAATAAATTGTGCAAGAAGCAAGATAAAAAGCACGGCGGTGGAAAAAAGCGTAAGAACTAGTGATAGAGCACAAACCACGGGATTCCCATGCGTAATAACAAGAAAAGCCCCCGCTACCGATGCAGCGGCAAAAATGTAAAAAAGTATGGCTTCCAACTCCGTTTCGCCTCTGTAAGTTAGTTAGACGAATGGTATCTGATAATATGAAAAATTCAACTTTAAAAAATGCGGATATAAGGCCCAATCTTCACTCTTGAAAATAATGAAACTCCCTGCAGCTTGGAGGCTGTCCGACAATTACGGATGGAAAAAATTTGCCCTCTCAGAATGCTCCAGGATCAACGATTGGCAACCTGGGAGGGGTTTTTTGACCCTTAAGAATGACGATTTTTGCATTTATCGGACAGCCTCCAAGCTGCAGGGAATTCACTAGTTAAATTTTTTAGTTGTTATGTCATCCCCGAAATCAGTAGTCGGGGATCCAGAGGTAAAAGCATGGATTCCCTATTAAGGATTTAGGGAATGACAACCAGGGGGGGTAGCCTTGCCCTAAGCCCTGAGTTTCATCGAAGGGTCGAAGGGCCTGCCCTGAGGCTGCGCGAAGGGACTTGTGACCTACCCTATAGGGAAGGACTCGTCTGGAAATGGGGACAGAGGTCCACTATTATTCAAGAGAGGAGCCTATATTTGAATATCGATTCAAATCCGCATATATTTGATCTACTTTTTTGATTCTTTTCCTGCAATCAAATGAAGGAGGCGAAAAAATGAGACTCAAGGGCAAAACCGCTTTGATAACGGGTGGAGGTGAAGGAATCGGTAAGGCGACAGCGCTCCTTTTCTGTAAGGAAGGGGCAAAGGTTGGAATCACCGGAAGAACCAAGAAGAAATTAGATCAGGTTGTAAGAGAAGCTAAAGGTAAAGGGGAAATTGTGGCTTTTCCTGGCGACGTATCTTTAGAAAAACAAGTCAAAGATACTGTAAATAAATTCATAGAGAGGTTTAAAAAAGTCGACATATTATTCAACAATGCAGGTATGCTCGAAGCTGGGAATGTTTTGACGACCTCGGTGGATTCATGGGACAGGACAATTGATATAAATATCACAGGTATGTTTTTGATGTCAAAATATGTTATTCCACATATGATAAAAAACGGAGGTGGTTCAATAATAAATAACTCCTCGGTTGCAGGATTTATAGGATGCGAGAATACACTCGCCTACAGCACATCAAAAGGTGCTGTCATGCAGTTCACAAGAAGCATGGCGCTAGACCATGTAAAGCAGGGAATCAGGGTAAACACAATATGTCCCGGGTTTATAAAAACCAAGATGAATGAAGATTTCATCGGGAACCCGCCCGATGCACAAAAACAGTTGGATGAAATAGCAGCCAAAATCGTTCCCATTGGAAAGCGCGGAGAGCCCATCGACATAGCATACGGCATCCTCTATCTTGCGTCGGATGAAGCTAGATACGTCACTGGATCAAGCCTTGTTATAGACGGCGGTTGGACAGCTTATTAAAATTAATTTCAATCCCAACTCACAAATATGGGCTATCTGCTCTTCACTACACCTACCTTCTCGCAGAACTGCTCCACAGGGCATTCAGTGCACTTTGGAGAGATGGGACGGCATATAATCTGTCCAAACGCAACCAGGAGACTGTTATAATCTACCCAATATCGCTTGGGAAGCTTTTCCCTTAAGACCATTTCGGTTTCAAAAGGGGTTTTAGTTTCTATGAATCCCCATCTATTTGAGATCCTGTGTACATGTGTATCAACACAAACCCCAGGCTTTCCATAGCCCAGGGTCACCACCAGATTGGCAGTCTTTCGTCCGACACCCTTTAACTTGA contains:
- a CDS encoding ATP-binding protein — protein: MPKINKVTKSEDLSLKEVFDAIADGIIILDKSFSILNMNDAAENIFNISRRKAYQKSIFTYLPEEIEETAKKALAEERTIMVEEINPVLRGGERIAIQASASPIFSGKGEIKCLIIQIRDLSGSNFLSKRSLQQLSSSNFEVFITGLAHELKNPLSGIRGAAQILASETKNEETIKCADIIMKEADRLRDLIEKFKRLEPFAKDAFELVDIHEVLSDITFLESKSSSKGEINIIQKFDVAIPPILGNENSLKQAFLNIIKNAKEANPDNAIIEISTRWITDYKLRNENVISVEIRDNGEGIPKENLEKIFSPFYTTKKKGSGLGLFIAYQIIAKHGGAIFVESELSKGTKFQVHLPFAK
- a CDS encoding glucose 1-dehydrogenase; the protein is MRLKGKTALITGGGEGIGKATALLFCKEGAKVGITGRTKKKLDQVVREAKGKGEIVAFPGDVSLEKQVKDTVNKFIERFKKVDILFNNAGMLEAGNVLTTSVDSWDRTIDINITGMFLMSKYVIPHMIKNGGGSIINNSSVAGFIGCENTLAYSTSKGAVMQFTRSMALDHVKQGIRVNTICPGFIKTKMNEDFIGNPPDAQKQLDEIAAKIVPIGKRGEPIDIAYGILYLASDEARYVTGSSLVIDGGWTAY
- a CDS encoding NADH-quinone oxidoreductase subunit J, yielding MEAILFYIFAAASVAGAFLVITHGNPVVCALSLVLTLFSTAVLFILLLAQFIAAIQVLVYAGAIIVLFIFTVMYLNLNEDSLKFDYQNSPIKLGILLVILVVVGYLTSLGFNKGLILYGAKAISNDQFGTVEGVGRVLFRDYILPFELTSVLIVVAIIGVVVIAKRRLD
- the rnc gene encoding ribonuclease III, translating into MLEKSLGYKFKNPALLKTALTHSSYANEFSTESNERLEFLGDAVLGLVVARLLYDNHPRASEGKLSKQRSAIVSRVNFAKFTRELGIDKQIILGKGEERTGGRDRESNLSGAFEAIIGAIYLDGGYRTVFRVISKLLKNSIDEKDIFIDYKTKLQEIAQKKYKQIPRYKVVHEEGPPHKKWFHVEVKIMRRVLGEGMGSNKKEAEQSAAKEGLNKLGILKKTG
- the nuoK gene encoding NADH-quinone oxidoreductase subunit NuoK, with amino-acid sequence MAIGVEHYLVLSSILFVIGTIGVITRKNIIIVLMSIELMLNSANLAFVAFSKVLGDMTGQVFMIMSITVAAAEVAVGLALVVSVYTHRESLNIDVLKMLKG
- a CDS encoding sigma-54 dependent transcriptional regulator, with the translated sequence MKRKILVVDDEESVRWVIGKCLEKADYTVEYGVSGSQALERVSSEYFSLIILDITMPDISGLEVLHDIRSRGIEIPVIIITAQNTVKNAIDAMKEGAFDYIAKPFDLDEVRLTVDRAINSYENARKVDSLTATLNEAIEMHQGIVGKSPSMLKIYKTIGRIAGKDLTVLIQGESGTGKELIARAIHINSPRKEEKLVSVNLAAMPKDLIESELFGYEKGAFTGASIRKQGRFDEAAGGTLHLDEIGDMPFELQTKLLRVLEEKKFYRLGSEKPVEVNVRVIVSTNKRLEEEVEKGTFRGDLYYRINAITIVVPPLRKRKEDIPLLVDYFNEKYSIDLATYKKTFSEGAKKIMLQYSWPGNVRELENTVKRVIVLSSENMITSDVLLDAAPYLRGEKKETDELFGEFIKSKLEVFLHNNREEASGAIYNLVIQKIEKPLIEEVLRIAKGNKKKAAAILGINRNTLSKKIEEHGIQFEETLQ
- a CDS encoding P-II family nitrogen regulator, with product MKKVEAIIKPFKLDDVKEALKDIGVQGLTVTEVKGFGRQKGHTELYRGAEYVIDFLPKIKLEIIVVDDIVPKVIEVIMDSARTGKIGDGKIFILPMEEVIRIRTGERGIDAI
- the glnA gene encoding type I glutamate--ammonia ligase codes for the protein MFPEKPGDVLKLMKDQNLEIVDLRFLDFLGTWQHFSVPAHELDANAFSDGLGFDGSSIRGWQSIHASDMLVIPDPKTARIDPFTTIPTLAIICDVVDPITREPYSRDPRNIAKKAAAYMKSTGVADIAYFGPELEFFILDNIQYEQTANSGFYFLDSIEGIWNSARDENPNLGYKPRHKEGYFPTPPSDNFQDIRSEMVRALEQLGVMVEAHHHEVSTAGQAEIDMRFSPIVEMGDRMMWYKYVCRNIARRNGKTVTFMPKPIFGDNGSGMHTHQSLWKNGEPLFAGNSYAGLSELAMNYIGGILKHAPTICAFANPTTNSYRRLVPGFEAPVNLAYSARNRSAGVRIPMYSPSPKSKRIEVRFPDPACNGYLTFSVMLMAGLDGIEKKINPGDPLDKDIYALGPEELAGIPSVPGSLEDALKALENDHEFLLKGDVFTEDVIHTWIEYKTENEVNPVKLRPVPYEFVLYYDV
- the nuoL gene encoding NADH-quinone oxidoreductase subunit L; the protein is MLVWVILAPLLGALINGLVFASGFWKKVIGGDEHTEKRIVSFLGCGVIFISAILSSILFLRLLVLAPSDREIVQELYLWIASGDFSVSIEFLFDPLSCVMALVVTWVSFLIHVYSIGYMHEDRSYSRYFTYLNSFVFFMLVLVLGNNFPLLFVGWEGVGLASYLLIGFWYEDYEKAHAGKKAFIVNRIGDFGFIIGIFLIFYVFGSTNFSDVFSKALDPAFIDAIPGVLITVIALLLFIGAVGKSAQFPLYVWLPDAMAGPTPVSALIHAATMVTAGAYMMARCSAFYTQSPTAQMLVVSIAAFTALLAASMAITQNDIKKVLAYSTISQLGYMFMAVGVGAYAAGLFHLVTHAFFKALLFLGSGSVIHSLAGEQDIRKMGGLRSYIPFTSYTFLIGTLAIAGIPLLSGFYSKDGILASLIERGYIIHWFIALFTVGLTALYMIRLYLLTFEGSTRLSESIRSHIHDSPYTMTIPLLVLALLSIFGGYIGVPDFMARTVGISHSNIFEDFLLPSVYLIDVSSSVHHFLGHWSATLLSIIAAVVGTVVAVYLYIINPASQQMLMRSNLVSAIYRYSYAKWFVDEIYDTIFVKPFNGISKSAAMFDLNIIDGAVNGISDVVIRTASILRSAQTGMLRFYAAAMAIGALGIIVYIVIAAG